In Thermomicrobiales bacterium, the genomic window GTCTTCCATGCGTTGAAACCGCCGTCCATGCTGGCGACGTCGGTGTATCCGAGGTCTTCCAGCGCGCGGGCTCCGAAAACGGAACGGGCGCCCCCCGCGCAGTAGACGACCACCGGCGCGGACTTGTCGGTGGCGATCTGCTCGATGCGTGATTCGAGGAATCCACGCGGAATGTGCACCGCGCCGTCGATGATTCCTTGCTCGACCTCGTCCGCCTCGCGGATATCGACCAGGATCGCGCCCTCGCGCCGGAGCCTCTCAGCTTCCGGCAAGTCGATGTTATTGATCTGCTGTTTCGTCCTCAGGAGCAGATCCTGATAGGTAGCCATGTAGCGCTGTCTCCATCGTGCGGCCGGACCATGGACCGCAATTGCTCAGTTCTTACTAAAGATAATTGAATTATACGGGGAGTGCGAGTCTGGTTCCGTTCGACGAGCGGTGCATACCCTTCGTAGGGAAGGTGCGCAACACGTGGTCTGCGGGTGACCGATCAGCCAGCTGCTTTCGAGCGGTTCGTTCGGAAGACGATCCAGGCGTGCGTCGCCAGGCCGACTCCCCAGTCCAGCAGCACCCATTTGACCCAAAGGTTTCCGGGTGTTTTCTTCAGGTTCACGAAAAGCAGAACGATATTGACGACGGTGAAGACCGCGGCGTGCAGATAAAAGC contains:
- a CDS encoding 2TM domain-containing protein, translated to MPQEEHDVQKRAQTGFYLHAAVFTVVNIVLLFVNLKKTPGNLWVKWVLLDWGVGLATHAWIVFRTNRSKAAG